One stretch of Planctomycetota bacterium DNA includes these proteins:
- a CDS encoding peptidylprolyl isomerase gives MNPAKIGDTVQVHYVGRLDDGTEFDSSRDRDPIQFTIGNHEVIPGFESAVVGMTPGETKTQKVPAAQAYGPYRPERIFAIERAGFPPDIEPEPGLRLQVTDRMTGKAFPVSILRVTDDEVTLDANHPLAGKDLSFEITLVSIR, from the coding sequence GTGAATCCCGCGAAAATCGGCGACACCGTCCAAGTCCATTACGTCGGCCGCCTCGACGACGGCACCGAGTTCGACTCCTCCCGCGATCGCGATCCCATCCAGTTCACGATCGGCAACCACGAGGTCATCCCCGGCTTCGAAAGCGCCGTCGTCGGCATGACTCCGGGAGAAACGAAAACGCAGAAGGTCCCCGCCGCGCAGGCCTATGGACCCTACCGCCCCGAGCGCATCTTCGCCATCGAGCGCGCCGGCTTCCCGCCCGACATCGAGCCGGAACCGGGCCTGCGCCTCCAGGTCACCGACCGGATGACCGGCAAGGCCTTCCCCGTTTCGATCCTCCGGGTCACCGACGATGAGGTGACGCTCGACGCCAACCATCCGCTCGCGGGAAAAGACCTCTCGTTCGAGATCACGCTCGTCTCGATCCGATAG